Proteins from one Chroococcidiopsis sp. CCMEE 29 genomic window:
- the rplJ gene encoding 50S ribosomal protein L10: MGRTIENKQAIVNELKQSLSESQLALVIDYQGLTVAEITDLRRRLRPTGTVCKVTKNTLMGIAIDGQDNWQPMTELLKGPSAFLLVKEELSGAIKAYQDFQRVSKKTELRGGVMEGRLLKEADVKALGDLPSKEQLIAQIAGAINALATKIAVGINEVPASLGRSLKAVSEKEQGSAETETAA; this comes from the coding sequence ATGGGTAGAACGATAGAGAATAAACAAGCGATAGTCAATGAACTCAAGCAAAGTTTGAGTGAATCCCAGCTAGCGCTCGTGATTGACTACCAAGGACTAACAGTTGCTGAGATCACGGATTTACGGCGACGGCTACGTCCAACTGGTACTGTTTGCAAGGTAACTAAGAACACATTGATGGGAATTGCCATTGACGGTCAGGATAACTGGCAGCCAATGACAGAATTACTCAAAGGTCCTTCTGCCTTTTTGCTGGTTAAAGAAGAGCTCAGTGGAGCAATTAAGGCTTACCAAGACTTCCAGAGAGTCAGTAAGAAGACAGAACTTCGCGGCGGCGTGATGGAAGGTCGTCTCCTCAAAGAAGCTGATGTTAAAGCCCTGGGAGATCTGCCATCGAAGGAACAGTTGATAGCTCAAATTGCTGGGGCAATCAATGCTTTAGCAACCAAGATTGCTGTAGGTATTAACGAAGTTCCCGCTTCGCTGGGTCGTAGCCTTAAGGCGGTGTCTGAGAAAGAACAAGGTAGTGCTGAAACAGAAACTGCTGCATAG
- the rplS gene encoding 50S ribosomal protein L19 translates to MNAQEIIRSIEAEQLKSNLPDIYVGDTVRVGVKIQEGGKERTQPYEGVVIAKRNGGINETITVRRIFQGVGVERVFLLHSPRIESIKVLRRGRVRRAKLYYLRDRVGKATRVKQRFDRAL, encoded by the coding sequence ATGAACGCCCAAGAGATCATCCGCTCAATCGAGGCGGAGCAACTAAAGTCGAATTTGCCCGACATCTATGTCGGAGATACCGTTAGAGTTGGGGTAAAAATTCAGGAAGGTGGAAAAGAAAGAACTCAGCCCTATGAAGGGGTGGTGATTGCCAAGCGCAATGGCGGCATCAATGAAACTATTACAGTGCGGCGGATCTTTCAAGGAGTTGGTGTGGAACGGGTATTTCTCCTGCATTCTCCCCGAATTGAGAGTATCAAGGTGCTGCGTCGCGGTAGGGTGCGTCGGGCTAAGCTATATTACCTGCGCGATCGCGTTGGTAAGGCAACCCGTGTAAAACAACGGTTTGACCGCGCTTTGTAA
- the nusG gene encoding transcription termination/antitermination protein NusG, translating into MTFATDEPGNSPQVEETGEAVSQAHKKANWYAIQVASGCEKRVKADLERRAKTFDVADKIVQVEIPQTPAVKIRKDGSRQHTEEKVFPGYVLVRMMMDDDSWQVVKNTSHVINFVGAEQRRGTGRGRGHVKPLPLSHSEVERIFKQTTEQEPVVKIDMAAGDKIMVLSGPFKDFEGEVVEVSPERSKLKALLSIFGRDTPVELEFNQVEKQS; encoded by the coding sequence ATGACGTTTGCAACAGATGAACCAGGTAATTCACCTCAAGTAGAGGAAACAGGAGAAGCAGTCAGTCAAGCTCACAAAAAAGCCAATTGGTACGCTATTCAAGTCGCCTCTGGCTGTGAAAAGCGTGTAAAGGCAGACTTGGAGCGGCGTGCTAAAACATTCGACGTGGCTGACAAAATCGTTCAGGTGGAAATTCCGCAAACACCAGCGGTCAAAATTCGGAAAGATGGCAGCAGGCAGCACACAGAAGAAAAGGTTTTTCCCGGATACGTGCTCGTCAGAATGATGATGGATGATGACAGTTGGCAGGTGGTCAAAAATACATCCCACGTAATCAACTTTGTGGGAGCAGAACAAAGGCGTGGCACTGGCAGAGGTCGCGGTCACGTTAAACCGCTGCCTCTAAGTCATTCAGAAGTTGAACGCATCTTCAAGCAAACCACTGAGCAGGAGCCGGTGGTTAAGATAGATATGGCTGCCGGTGACAAGATTATGGTACTTTCGGGTCCATTTAAAGACTTTGAAGGCGAAGTCGTTGAAGTCAGTCCAGAGCGGAGTAAACTTAAAGCTTTACTCTCCATCTTTGGGCGCGATACGCCAGTGGAATTGGAGTTTAATCAGGTAGAGAAACAAAGCTAA
- a CDS encoding phycobiliprotein lyase, translating into MTSRLPITQTDEASLAEFFQESAGKWRSQRRYYTLPEGETKEMVSLITIRFLEQGCAELQKLAQLHNLGDPSALKCGAEVSWESRDSVTDRKQSKGSTVFGVLGTTLYRDRGFATPKPVTAEYYFPSPKTLCLRTEYNGSVFEEELKLIGRHYRTRQTIISHAAEQQMIGQYLEKRID; encoded by the coding sequence GTGACATCAAGGCTACCAATTACCCAAACAGATGAAGCCTCCCTAGCAGAATTTTTTCAAGAATCGGCTGGTAAATGGCGCTCACAACGGCGCTATTACACCTTGCCAGAGGGCGAAACGAAGGAAATGGTTAGTTTAATTACTATTCGGTTTTTGGAACAAGGATGTGCTGAATTACAAAAATTGGCTCAGTTACATAACCTGGGTGACCCAAGTGCTCTGAAATGTGGTGCTGAAGTTAGCTGGGAAAGCAGGGATTCAGTCACGGATCGAAAGCAGTCCAAAGGTTCAACAGTATTTGGAGTATTGGGAACGACTCTATATCGCGATCGCGGTTTTGCCACACCGAAGCCTGTTACAGCGGAATATTACTTCCCAAGCCCTAAAACGCTGTGCTTGCGGACGGAGTACAATGGCTCAGTGTTTGAGGAAGAGTTAAAGCTAATCGGTCGTCATTACCGCACACGGCAGACAATTATCTCACATGCCGCTGAGCAGCAGATGATTGGTCAATATTTAGAAAAGCGGATTGATTAA
- the rplK gene encoding 50S ribosomal protein L11 — MAKKVVAVIKLALNAGKANPAPPVGPALGQHGVNIMMFCKEYNARTADQAGMVIPVEISVYEDRSFTFVLKTPPASVLIRKAAGVEKGSNEPNKKRVGTITQAQLQEIAQTKLPDLNANDIEAAMKIVAGTARNMGVAIAD; from the coding sequence ATGGCAAAGAAAGTAGTTGCGGTCATTAAATTGGCCCTAAATGCTGGAAAAGCTAACCCAGCTCCACCAGTGGGACCAGCACTGGGTCAGCATGGCGTTAACATCATGATGTTCTGCAAGGAATACAATGCTAGAACAGCAGATCAAGCCGGTATGGTGATACCAGTAGAAATTTCGGTTTACGAAGACCGGAGTTTTACATTTGTGCTAAAAACTCCGCCTGCCTCGGTATTGATTCGCAAGGCAGCTGGGGTGGAAAAAGGTTCAAACGAACCGAATAAAAAGCGGGTCGGGACGATTACGCAGGCGCAATTGCAAGAAATTGCTCAAACGAAATTGCCAGACCTCAATGCCAATGATATTGAAGCGGCAATGAAAATTGTGGCAGGAACTGCCCGGAACATGGGCGTAGCGATCGCAGACTAA
- the rplL gene encoding 50S ribosomal protein L7/L12 — protein MSAATEQILEQLKSLTLLEAAELVKQIEEAFGVSAAAPAGGMMMMPAGGGGAAAPAEEVEEKTEFDVILDEVPADKKIAVLKVVRTLTGLGLKEAKDLVEAAPKPVKEGVAKDAAEDAKKQLEEAGGKATVK, from the coding sequence ATGTCTGCTGCAACTGAACAAATTTTGGAACAGCTAAAATCCCTAACTTTGCTAGAAGCAGCTGAGTTGGTGAAGCAAATTGAAGAAGCCTTTGGCGTTAGTGCTGCTGCGCCAGCCGGGGGCATGATGATGATGCCGGCTGGTGGTGGTGGTGCCGCGGCTCCAGCTGAAGAAGTAGAAGAGAAGACTGAGTTTGACGTGATCCTGGATGAAGTCCCAGCTGACAAGAAGATTGCTGTTCTTAAAGTTGTACGAACTTTGACTGGTCTTGGTCTGAAGGAAGCGAAAGACTTGGTGGAAGCTGCACCAAAGCCCGTTAAAGAAGGAGTTGCCAAGGATGCGGCTGAAGACGCTAAGAAGCAACTGGAAGAAGCTGGCGGGAAAGCTACTGTTAAGTAA
- the secE gene encoding preprotein translocase subunit SecE — MNKKNEAEIQKQPAGFSVANFFRGIKEELDKVVWPSRQQLVSESAAVLSMVVLSATFIYLIDGFFTWVARQVF; from the coding sequence GTGAATAAGAAAAACGAAGCCGAAATACAAAAACAACCAGCTGGGTTTAGTGTCGCCAACTTTTTTAGAGGCATCAAAGAAGAACTTGATAAAGTGGTATGGCCTAGTCGGCAGCAACTAGTGAGCGAATCCGCAGCAGTTCTATCAATGGTGGTGCTTTCCGCAACTTTTATTTATCTGATTGATGGATTCTTTACTTGGGTAGCAAGACAGGTGTTCTGA
- the rplA gene encoding 50S ribosomal protein L1, whose translation MAKKLSRRLQELQQKVEDRTYQPLDALSLLKETATAKFPESAEAHIRLGIDPKYTDQQLRTTVVLPKGTGQIVRVAVIARGEKVNEATNAGADLVGSEELINEIQNGRMDFDRLIATPDVMPQVARLGKLLGPRGLMPSPKGGTVTFDVAQAISEFKAGKLEFRADRTGIVHVMFGRASFSPEDLLVNLKALQETIDRNRPSGAKGRYWRTIYVSATMGPSIQVDVNGLRDTKLAA comes from the coding sequence ATGGCGAAGAAATTATCACGCAGGCTACAAGAACTGCAACAGAAAGTAGAAGACAGAACTTATCAACCTTTAGATGCTCTTAGTCTATTAAAAGAGACGGCAACGGCAAAGTTTCCCGAATCAGCTGAGGCACATATCCGCCTAGGGATTGACCCCAAGTACACAGATCAACAGCTGCGGACAACGGTGGTTTTGCCTAAAGGTACAGGTCAGATTGTAAGAGTAGCGGTAATTGCCAGGGGTGAGAAGGTAAACGAAGCAACCAACGCCGGTGCAGACTTAGTTGGCTCAGAAGAGCTGATTAACGAAATCCAAAATGGCAGGATGGACTTTGATAGATTGATTGCCACACCAGATGTAATGCCTCAAGTAGCAAGGCTGGGTAAGTTGCTAGGTCCACGTGGTTTGATGCCATCGCCCAAAGGTGGTACGGTGACATTTGACGTGGCGCAGGCAATCTCAGAGTTCAAAGCCGGAAAATTAGAATTCCGAGCTGATCGCACAGGCATTGTCCATGTTATGTTTGGTAGGGCTTCCTTTTCACCTGAAGATTTGCTGGTGAACCTAAAGGCGTTGCAAGAAACTATTGACCGCAATCGTCCTTCTGGAGCAAAAGGTCGTTACTGGCGAACTATCTACGTGTCTGCCACGATGGGTCCATCGATTCAAGTCGATGTCAATGGCTTGCGTGACACGAAACTTGCGGCATAA
- a CDS encoding diflavin flavoprotein, translating into MKPRDVQVLPIGIDTTVLRSRSWTRLRFEIEYALAKGTTANSYLIQADKIALIDPPGETFTQIYLAALQQRLDLTRLDYVILGHVNPNRAATIKALLDLAPQITFVCSNPGAINLRSALPDRDLKIIVMRGEETLDIGKGHHLQFIPTPSPRWPDEICTYDPQTEILYTDKLFGAHICGDQVFDEGWEIFSEDRRYYYDCLMAPHARQVETALDKLSDLPVRLYATGHGPLVRYALIELTQAYRQWSQQQTAQDTTVALLYASAYGNTATLAQAIARGVTKAGVGVEAINCEFAEPSEIQAAVEKSAGFIIGSPTLGGHAPTPIQTALGIVLSTATSSKVAGVFGSYGWSGEAIDLIEGKLRDAGYRFGFETLRVKFKPTDVTLQLCEQAGTDFAQALKKAKKVRSPQQQATTVEQAVGRIAGSLCIVTAKQGDVSSAMLASWVSQATFNPPGLTVAVAKDRAIESLMYQGGQFTLNILAEGNHLSLMKHFLKPFAPAEDRFTNISTQMADNGSPILNDALAYLECSVSSRMECGDHWLVYATVENGKLLNSDGVTAVHQRKSGNHY; encoded by the coding sequence ATGAAACCTCGTGACGTACAGGTTCTCCCAATTGGCATTGATACGACAGTGCTGCGATCACGCAGTTGGACACGTCTGCGCTTTGAAATCGAATATGCTCTTGCCAAGGGAACAACCGCCAATTCTTATTTGATTCAAGCTGATAAAATTGCCCTGATCGACCCTCCAGGCGAGACATTTACCCAAATCTACCTGGCAGCGTTACAGCAGCGCCTTGATCTTACTCGGTTGGATTATGTCATTTTGGGACACGTTAATCCTAATCGGGCGGCAACCATAAAAGCTTTGCTAGATCTGGCACCTCAAATCACCTTTGTTTGTTCTAACCCAGGCGCGATTAACCTGCGGAGTGCCTTACCAGATCGCGATTTGAAAATTATCGTGATGCGGGGAGAAGAAACCCTGGATATAGGTAAGGGTCACCACTTACAATTCATCCCCACTCCCAGTCCGCGCTGGCCTGATGAAATTTGTACCTACGATCCCCAAACCGAAATCCTCTATACTGATAAGCTGTTTGGGGCGCATATTTGTGGCGATCAAGTCTTTGATGAAGGTTGGGAAATATTCAGCGAAGATCGACGCTACTATTACGATTGCCTGATGGCTCCCCATGCTCGCCAAGTTGAAACTGCGCTGGATAAACTTTCCGATCTACCTGTCAGACTGTATGCCACGGGTCACGGTCCCTTAGTACGTTATGCCTTAATCGAACTTACCCAAGCTTATCGGCAATGGAGCCAGCAGCAAACCGCTCAGGATACAACGGTAGCTCTGCTTTATGCTTCGGCGTATGGAAATACCGCGACTTTGGCACAAGCGATCGCTCGTGGCGTTACCAAAGCTGGTGTCGGCGTGGAAGCAATTAACTGCGAATTTGCTGAACCATCTGAAATTCAAGCAGCTGTAGAAAAATCGGCTGGGTTTATTATTGGTTCACCGACACTCGGAGGTCATGCCCCGACTCCAATTCAAACCGCCCTAGGCATTGTCCTATCTACTGCCACTAGTAGCAAAGTTGCTGGAGTCTTTGGTTCCTACGGTTGGAGTGGTGAAGCAATTGACTTAATTGAAGGCAAACTCCGTGACGCTGGATATCGCTTTGGCTTTGAAACCCTGCGCGTTAAATTCAAACCCACAGATGTCACCCTCCAACTATGCGAACAAGCAGGGACAGACTTTGCTCAAGCCTTGAAAAAAGCCAAAAAAGTCCGTTCTCCTCAACAACAAGCGACTACTGTTGAACAAGCCGTAGGTCGTATAGCTGGCTCGCTTTGCATCGTTACAGCCAAGCAGGGAGACGTTTCCAGTGCCATGCTAGCCTCTTGGGTTTCCCAAGCAACATTTAATCCGCCTGGTTTAACCGTTGCCGTAGCCAAAGACCGAGCAATTGAATCCTTAATGTATCAAGGAGGTCAATTTACCCTCAATATCCTGGCTGAAGGCAATCACCTAAGTTTAATGAAACACTTCCTGAAACCGTTTGCCCCAGCTGAGGACCGATTTACCAATATCTCCACCCAAATGGCGGATAACGGCTCACCCATCCTTAACGATGCCCTCGCCTACCTCGAATGTTCCGTCAGCAGTCGCATGGAATGTGGCGATCATTGGCTTGTCTATGCAACTGTTGAAAACGGTAAGCTACTAAATTCAGACGGTGTAACTGCTGTACACCAGCGCAAATCCGGCAACCATTATTAG